From the Eptesicus fuscus isolate TK198812 chromosome 19, DD_ASM_mEF_20220401, whole genome shotgun sequence genome, the window AAGGCCCGAGCTTACTGAATAAGAGAATGTTAGTCCAGCACCGGGTGTCAACAGTCACCATGTCCAGTCTTCCCACTCTGAGACCTCGTGGTGTTAGTTACACTGCCAGCTGGTAACTTACACGACTCGGCCACGTTGCCCCTAGGCGAGGCAGTTGTTATAGTGAGttgagggagaaaaaggaaagaaaaaaaaaccttccaaCCAGTTACTCTGTACACAACATGATGAACTGGTTGATGGATGAATTTTTCCaccttttctattgtttttcttggCACAGTACAGAGGGCTCCACTCTCAATGATTTAAGTACTAAAGGCCCACCATTTAACACCATTCATTATCTTAGGGGTTAGGATTCtaacatgaatttgggggagacacaaacaAACATTCAGATCAGTCAGCAGCGGCTTTGAAAGGGTGGCATGATCTGATCTACATTTTTTTATTCTGCATTTGCAATGTGTAACTGTGGGCATGGAGAGGCCCGTAAAAAGGTTTGTAATAAAGGAGAACGATGGTAGTCGCTTGGATTACAGTGATGGAGAAGAAGGAATGACTCAGAATATATGTTTCGGGAGAGCAACTAACAGGAATTGCCAGTGTgcctggggaaaagaaaaaaaaaagactactagTTTTTTTACTGGAATAATCAGTAGTACCATTTTCTGATACGTGTAAATTAGGTCCAGCTAAgaatggggttgggggaagggcaaTTTGCCTACACTGTCCCACTCTTTGAActgtttttccctctttcttcaaCTAGTCAGCCCCCTCCCAATCTTTggatctcagctcaaatgtcactttctcaatgAAGTCCTTTTCCCCACAACACAGTTCAAACCAAACTTTTGTATTAAGTACATGCTCTCTTGGTGTTGTGTACTTTTTCCTAGTTACCTGTGCTATGTTGCAAAAGTGCCCATTAACATGTTACCTCTGTTGCCTCTTGAGGCCATCCCAGCTCATCCAGCCACCAGCAGACCCGCCAGCTGACTAAAACGGCCCAGCTGAGCAGACTGATAGAATCCTGAGTTAGCTCAAGGATTGTTGCATGCCACAAGGCTTTGTGTTGGTCTACAAAGCAGCAAAAGTTGAAACAGTAGCACATACCTCATTTGcaatattatatatttgtttggTAAGTGCCTATTCCTGCAGGAGATTGTGAGTTCTATAAGAGCAAAGACTCTTCTAATGTTCGATTACTACTCCATGCTCAGGGCCAGGCATGGTATCTGGAATACGCcagacattcattcattcgatAGGTAACTGGATGAAGGAGTAGACGGGGAGGGAACAGGTATTTATTGTAACATGAGAGGATTAGAGTTCTAGAAGAGAGGTCACCAAGGACTCAGGACATACATTTGTCCAAAACGAACTTTTATCAGTACATGGTACCCAAAAATACAAGTTTCAAATTGCAAGTCGTCAGGGGAGGTTTCTTGAGAGAGGTCAGGGTTGAAAAGGTGTGACTTGTAAGAGCAGCACAGATGAGGCCGAGAGGGCCAAAAGGACACGGGTGTTTAAAGGTAAAGAAAAGTCTCCTGTTCGTTATTTACCTCCAAGTACTGTTCCCGTTTAAATATCTGTCTCCTGGCGGGGagcgcccggggcgggggggggggggtcttaggATCTTTGAATTATTCCCAATGTCCAACACAATTTTTCCCCACAAaataggaactcaataaatacttacaaGTGAAAAGTTGAAGATGAGGTGGTAAGCACTGCTCCCTCCAATGGCAGAGGCTCACATTTTCGGAGTGAGAATCGGACGAGTTGAGCAAATGTCTGCAGGCTAAATGCCGCCTAAGGAGACGGGACCCCACAGGCCTTCGGCTCCGCGGTTCTGGTGGGTGGGCCAGGGATTCTCCTCCTCTGCTCCCGCTCTGGCCCTCGACGCGCCGCCGCCCTGCGGGAACCTCACTCCGGGCTCCCGCCGACTCCGGCCTGGGCTTCCGGGACGCGCGCCGCGTTGCCGTGGAAACGCGGGGAGGGACGCGCGCGGCGCGCGGGGCGGGCTCTCGGGCTCCCGCAGCCGCAGCTCGCGCCCCGCGCATGCCCCGGCCCTGTCGGATCCGGTCGTTGGGCCCCGGTCCAGGGTCTCGGTGGCGTGCGAGGCGAGATGCTGAGGCGCAGCTTGGAACACCGGTAACCGCCCGAGCCCCAGCGGCCCCGGGGGGTCCCGCCCGCCGAGGCTCGGTGCGGGAAACGGATCCTCTCTCCGTGGGGCCTCCGCGCCGAATTCGAGCCTCGGCCGGCGGCGGGGGTCCTGCGCGCGGCGCCGTGGGGCCTACCTCCCCGATTCGGGGAGCCCCGGTTGGCAGCCGGGGCGTCGGGGCTGAGCTGCCCTCGCCGCCGCCACCCGCTGCGCTGCGGCCCCGGGAGCCCGGCCTCTCCGTGCGCCCACGCCGGCGGGACTGGGAGGCCGGGCCCGGAGGGGGCCGGGGGGACCTAGAGAAGGGGGATCCGCCTGGGAGAAGCTGCAGAATAACCCCGGGAGTGTTTGCCTATCAGATGAACGTGGAGACGAAGCCATCTTGTCCCTGTTGAGACTGATGTGCTTTTTGTGTGTCCCCTTTCTCTCTAGGGATGCTCAAACCAGACAGCTGCAAAATGCGGTCACCAACGTGGAGAAGCATTTCGGAGAGCTGTGCCAGATTTTTGCTGCTTACGTGCGGAAAACGGCCAGGCTGCGGGACAAAGCGGACCTCCTGGTGAATGAGGTGAACGTGTACGCCGCCACAGAGACCCCAAATTTAAAGCAGGGCCTGAAAAACTTTGCCGACGAGTTTGCCAAACTTCAGGACTACCGACAAGCAGAGGTACGGGGCGAGGGCACGGCGTCCTTGTTGGGCGTGAGCCCCGGAGTAGGTGGATGGAGGCTCCAGGAGGACCCCCTGGTCATCTGCCCTGGGGAACGCACGCGCTTCCTGATAAACCTGACTTGTCACGTCGGTGACGCTGTGTGAGTCTATTAAAGGGAAGCTTCCTGTTCATTTTGCCATTTTCAAACTAAACTTTAGGGTGTCTCGAAATCTTGACTTTCCCCATTTCCTTTTCCAACTCCTGGCCAAGGAGGGGGGTGTTGGGGAAGAAAGATGAGGTGCATGGCTTGTGTCTTGTGGTCAGGTAAGTGGGAAGTGTGTCTGGAGGTGGAAGATGTTGGGAATGCTCATGCCAGTCAGTAACAGACGGACCAGAGATCTTGGCTGTTTCTTTGCTCTGGGAAGTTGACCAATGTGTcactgagggggagggaggggcgctgACTTATATCGTGAATGCCAGCCAGCGGTGAGACTTTGTGGTGGTGAAATGGTTTTCCTTCCAAAAGCCCAGTTTTTGCCTTTAATACCTCACAAGCACTTTCACTTATATTTATTTAGGTTTCAAGACAGGTTAACTTGTCAGAAGTTGTCCATTGCTTCTCTGGCCCTTTTCTCCTTAgttattttgatcttttttttttttctaaagcctagaacagaaatttcaattataaaaaaaaaaaatgagtataatGATTTTTGAACCTATAATTGCTATTCATACAGAAATTTGAGTAGTTATGTTTGGGTGTACTTTTCTGGAAAACTGTTGAGTTTTGTCATACACTCCTTTTGTAATAAACAAGCAACTCTCACAGTTACACATAACTGGTGGCTTACTATTTCAGAAATAATTCCTACTGACAGATAACCCCAAAATCCCTTGTTAACCAGTCATTTCCATGTCCCTTTCTAGAAAACCTTTATGCTATTTATCAAATAGCAAAGTGAATTGATTCACATTTgttctcctttttatttcccttgcttACCAAATGGTGGAGGTGCTAATGAACAAAAGGTAGGCGACAAAAAGGAGAACAGAAAAAAGCCTTGGCTAACCCTTCCACTGAGTCATCAGTGTATGGATTATTCAAAATGGTATAGACTAAACTATCCTGCATACTCATGGTTTTGACTTTGGGATTCCTAACATTGCAATGCTCAATGAGAActtgattttctttgttttcctaaaatcttttcaaatgaaacattcagatacattttatttataagagCTGAAGAAAAATCAATATGAAATGTACTCACTGATTATCTATCTAAACATGTATTAGCAATAAAAGCCCTTTTCCTGCTACAAAAGTAATAGTTGCTCTTAAACAGTTAAATACATGTCAGCTTGTATCACCtatcctgaaaaagaaaattttaatgtcCAGAAGTTATTTTTCTTATGCTATATatacttgcttttttttaaaaaaaaaaatccatttctttaaaaatctattggAAAAAGAATTGCCCAATATGTGATAAATACTATAATGTTTCAGAAGTGTTTACTTCTAAATAAAAGAGATCAACCGTACACTTGACAGCTCAGGAACACCAAAAAAATCGCAGCTAATACAGTGGTCTCTAAGCTTTCTTGATTTTGAGGTTTGTGTTGCTTTAAATGTTTCCAATATGCTGTATCTTtcagctttgctttgcttttcttatCTGGAAGATTGGGCTATTACATTTtggagaatatatatttaaagtacccAACACTGTGCTAAACACACTCAAACTGGCAACTGTATTAAAATTTGAGATGTCTtaccgctggtgtggctcagtggttgagccttgacctatgaaccaggaggtcacagttcaattccgagtcagggcacatgctcagtccccagtggtggGTATGTAGGAGGTagcagtcagtgattctctctcatcattgatgtttctatctttctctgcctctcccttcctctctgaaatcactaaaattgtatttttttatttttttttttaatatattttattgattttttacagagaggaaaggagagggacagagagctagaaacatcggtgagagagaaacatcgaccagctgcctcctgcacaccccctaccggggatgtgcccgcaaccaatgtacatgcccttgaccggaatcgaacctgggacctttcagtccgcagaccgacgctctatccactgagccaaaccggtttcggctaaaattgtatttttttaaaatgtttgaatgcCTTAAAACTTACCCAAAAGCTACTTACTGTAAGGTACAAAAGTCATGCAGAGATGGTATGGCAAGAATGAGCTccttaggccgaaaccggtttggctcagtggatagggcgtcggcctgtggactcaagggtcccaggttcgattcctccgttgcgggcacatccccaataggggggtgtgcaagaggcagctgatcgatgtttctctctcatcaatgtttctaactctctgtctctctctcttcctctctgtaaaaaatcaataaaaatatatttaaaaaaaaaaaaaaagaatgagctcCTTGGAAACCTGAGGGATTTCCTTGCCATATAAGTACACGATTTTCTGCTTTCATGGTTACTGTACAGCTTAGcagttttttaatgtgtttaaggTTAGATTCTGAGTCTTATCAGTTCTGGTGATTACTGAAGATAAGTTGAACTGtgacattttaatttgaaaatgttttcaatttgtGTAGTAATTATTTTTAGGTTAAACAGCACAGCTTTTATTTCAGAATTGAAATTTTGCTCTATGTTTCTTTtcagttatattttataattttaataggtTGAAAGACTTGAAGCCAAAGTAGTTGAACCATTGAAAGCTTATGGAACCATTGTAAAATTGAAACGAGTAagtaaattcattatttttctacTATTATTAGGTATCCTAGCAAAAAGTATAAGATTTCCAATAATTTGTTCTTTTGATAAAATTGAATGtagtgtttcatttttatatactcTGAAGAGCTATTTCCTAGAACTCTGAgaataaaaagatgtttttagtGAGCTTACTAAGTATACCACTGTAGCAACATAAAGCAATATTATGTTTATTATGGacacttttaatatttatagtcATGAAGACAATatgaacagaaattattttactaaatacATATGAGTTTATACTTTTGTTTTAGAGCAGGTAATAAAATGTAGACTAAAAATGGGTATagcaaaattctattttttaattgaggtatagtTGACATTAGTTTCACGtacacaacataatgatttgataattgtatatattgtgaaataatctccacagtaagtctagttaacatctgtcaccataattacaatttttgtgtgtgtgaataggGTTTTAAGATCTATtcccttagcaactttcaaatatgcaatacagtgctattaactatagtcaccatgctgtacattacatcctcagagtcctaatttttaaataaacttttattgaggtataatttacattaaTAAAATTCTCCCGTTTTTAAGTCTTCattgaattttgacaaatatgtatatataaccactatcaaaattatatatgtgtaaatatatatatacatatgtatatatactgaatatgtatatgtatctgtGTTTACATGGTTATAATTTCGCATTGAAATTATCTGGTCATTGTCATTTTGAGAGGATATTAAAGAAATACATATGTGTGCATTGTCACATACAGACGTACACACTAATATTGCAGCAGTAATTCCTGTGGTAATGATGCCTGGATCAAACAAGACCATTCTCCCATTCTTAAATCagagtgtgtgtattttatttctaaagtcACAGATaattattaacaaaaaaatgCCTATTTGCAGGATGACCTCAAAGCAACATTAACAGCAAGGAATCGAGAAGCCAAACAGTTAACTCAGTTAGAAAGAACACGCCAGCGAAACCCATCTGACCGACATGTTATTGTAtcctttgaattttgatctttaaaaaaacattttgtaagGTATGCAGtacaaaagtaaatatatatggaaattatgcatttctacttttaaatgtgcagagaatctataataaaagcataatatgcaaatcagccaaacagccaaacagcagaatgaccatctggatgaccttccggatgaagccgcagttgcgggggccgaggcagccaccagggctgcgaaagcctactcttgcacgaatttcgtgcactgggcctctagtttgaatataatgGTCGAAAAGAAATATGCATTCATGAATTTCCACaataaaaattagataattttAAAGAGAATACACTACGAATTCAGTCCCCTTATATTGTTTTTCACAATAgatattccaaaaataaaacaacatacatgtaaatgtttataaagaGTACAAGattctgagatttttttcaaatgataatgactattaattataaaattaaagatcTATGATTAATTATAATTTAGCAATGCTATctgccctatttttaaaaaaggaaaggaaaatttttttttttttttttttttttgccaaaataattccctttatcttaaaaaacaaaacaaaaacactatatGAAACCAGTTAATGACTGCCAGTCAAAACCCTGAGGAGATTCAAAGAGTATAATTGATGTCCACAGCTGGGCACAAAGTGATCTAGATAGGAGTGTCTACTGTAACAAAGTTCTTCTGTTAGAATGACTGTTACTTAAACTGGATTGTGCCTTGTTCATGACTaaacaaaagaatagaaaattgCCAGCGTCTGGGATAGGTGCAATTGTATAGAAAGTACTAATTTATCCCACTGCctctttttcccatttcttaTGTCTCCTTCCTACTTCCTTAAGGTTTTTACTGCccagctcagccagaaaccaCCTGAGGAGTGGCTCTTTGGGGTCACTTGAGGTTCCAGAACACCTCCATTCCTGAGGGGAATCCCTTGAGCAGTGATTTGGGGCTACGCCAATTGCCTGGTCCTCCTTCCTTTGGACCAAAGGTACATATGCCCAACCTTGTAATAAACAAAAATGGGCAGCCACAGGGCTGGGACTACCCATTGGAGGCTAGGACAGGAACATCTAGACAGTACTTGAGGCTTAAGATCTGCAAACCAGAGACAATAGAGGTTGGGTTTTaagtaagtcagacaaagaatGCTAGAAAATGTATGACTGACAAACAGGGACTAAGGCAGAGGCCAGGGGATGTCACTAGTTTTTAAGAATTAAGTCAGAggtcaaaattttgttttgtttgtagaaGAGTAcataaaggcagaaaaaaatgttacGCCTGAAATCCTGAGTGGTTGGCAAGATTGAGTGAGAGGCATTAGTACTGACACTCAACCTCGAGAAAGGAATCTATTCCTAAAACACAGATGTTACTGACTTAGATGCTGTTCTTTAAACACTGCTGTGGAGGAAATAATCTTGTACCATAGATAAAACAGGTCTGCAGATTCACATGGGGAGAAAAATGCAACAACTGGATAGCTTATTGCTATAGGTGAATTGCTATGCTCACTGGGAAAGATCTGTGAATCCAATGGATTTTGACAACCTCagacaagaaaacaaagaacaatCTACATATAAATGTgtttgatataaatatatatgtaaatatattcaaCCATAGCATCATAGAATATTAATCAGGATAGGCCCTTAAAATATATCAGACCATTCAAAAGAAGCACATTAAAGTTCAATACctattatataaaagcctaagcgacctaaTGACCgtttgaccggttgctatgacgcgcactgaccaccagggggcagatgctcaaggcagtaGCGGCCCCTTTCTGGATCCCCACAGGgcacgccaagggaccccaccagtgctcatgcaccaggcctgtagtgtaAATTAAAATGGCGTAGCTCTGGTACAAGAGGGTAAGGTAAAGAAGAATCCTAGGGCTCTGCCTCCTCACTCCTTAAGACCAGGTGGCTTCTGAACAAGCTGCCTGGATCACAATTTAAAAACACCAATCTGACTCACCCCTTTATAAGCTGTTTTGCACTCATGAGATACACTGGTATTCATAAAGTCATATCGTATTTTAATCAAAACCATTTCCTACTCAAATCAGTATAGGATTTTGAAGAATTTTCcacaaaaagaagaaacaaatctaTATCCTCTTTGTTAAAAAtagctgtgtaactttgggcaagaTGTTAGGCTGGAATAAAAGGCTTTTAGACTTTAAGAAATAAAGAGTAGTTGCTGAGGGTGGTAGATTAAGATACTGATGTCACAATAGCTTCTGCTTCCCCATTTGTTCCTCCTTTAGCCAAATCTATATACCCTTCCAAAATCTAAAATGCAACTATCAGTAAGTGGGAAGGGGAAAGACGTGAATCAAAAGAAAGGACACGTAAAGAATTGCCTAAATCACAAATAATACTAAGAAATTAGTCCGCTTGAAACTCTCATTAGTAAAAGTTTAACATGCATCAAATATAAGAAATTTTTTCATTCTGATGAATCTTCTGGGGAGCTCTATTTTACTTTTGAATTTTCTGTGATgaagttacattttttaaaattccgaGCCCAGTAACATAGAGAATTGTTTTTGGTTACTAGTTATGATTAAAGTTAAAAGTTTGTGTGGTTTTAAAAAACTTTACACCCTATggcaagtgcacacacacacacataggtataaatgaatatatttttaaatggttagtaTCTTGAAATTGTTTAATTAACCTAATTGTAAGAGTATATAATCAGTATGTAGTTATAATTCATGTATAATTGTAAGaatatataattcttttaagAGTACTAGtatatgattttaatttattgaaaaaatgttctctttgaaatgtattttttcctttatgacaAATTTCAGTCACAGGTGGGTAATAAAA encodes:
- the CIBAR1 gene encoding CBY1-interacting BAR domain-containing protein 1; amino-acid sequence: MLRRSLEHRDAQTRQLQNAVTNVEKHFGELCQIFAAYVRKTARLRDKADLLVNEVNVYAATETPNLKQGLKNFADEFAKLQDYRQAEVERLEAKVVEPLKAYGTIVKLKRDDLKATLTARNREAKQLTQLERTRQRNPSDRHVISQAETELQRATMDATRTTRQLEETIDNFEKQKIKDIKTIFSEFITIEMLFHGKALEVYTAAYQNIQKIDEEEDLEVFRNSLYPPDYSSRLDIVRANSKSPLQRSLSAKCVSGTGQVPTCRLRKDQQADDDEEEDEDLDVTEEEN